One window from the genome of Pseudonocardia hierapolitana encodes:
- a CDS encoding cytochrome P450: MTDIDVFDPRTFGRGVPHDALRLLRDTDPVSWQEEPEIGIWPAGPGFWAITRYDDVKHVLRAPQDFSSALGATQIRDPDPADLPFLRRMILNMDPPEQLRLRRIVTGTFTRRRLEHFADAVRERAAALLAAVAGRGSCDLPREVTDDFPLQNLADLLGVPAADRALLLEWTNRVIGYQDPEHAHVVVDAEGRPVNPRSPAQLADMFGYAEELAERKRAEPADDLMTALVQAEVDGQRLTDAELKMFFFLLVIAGNDTVRSALPGGVLALVRHPDAYRRLRAEPDILPSAIEELLRVHPPVLTFRRTAARDVELRGKRIARGDKVVVYHVSANYDERHFTDPFRLDLTREPDDHVSFGQGPHLCLGAAFARLQMREFFTEFLRLPQVELDGEPRRLVSNFINGITSLPLRW; encoded by the coding sequence GTGACGGACATCGACGTCTTCGATCCGCGCACCTTCGGCCGGGGCGTGCCGCACGACGCGCTGCGCCTGCTGCGCGACACCGATCCGGTGAGCTGGCAGGAGGAGCCCGAGATCGGGATCTGGCCTGCGGGCCCGGGCTTCTGGGCGATCACCCGGTACGACGACGTCAAGCACGTCCTGCGCGCGCCCCAGGACTTCTCCTCCGCGCTCGGCGCCACCCAGATCCGCGATCCCGACCCGGCCGACCTGCCGTTCCTGCGCCGCATGATCCTCAACATGGACCCGCCGGAGCAGCTGCGCCTGAGGCGGATCGTCACGGGCACCTTCACCCGCAGGCGGCTGGAGCACTTCGCCGACGCCGTGCGGGAGCGGGCCGCCGCGCTGCTAGCCGCCGTGGCCGGGCGGGGGAGCTGCGACCTGCCGCGCGAGGTCACCGACGACTTCCCGCTGCAGAACCTCGCCGACCTGCTCGGCGTGCCGGCAGCCGACCGGGCCCTGCTGCTCGAGTGGACCAACCGCGTGATCGGCTACCAGGACCCCGAGCACGCCCACGTCGTCGTCGACGCCGAGGGGCGGCCGGTCAACCCGCGTTCGCCCGCGCAGCTCGCCGACATGTTCGGCTACGCCGAGGAGCTCGCCGAGCGCAAGCGGGCCGAGCCGGCCGACGACCTGATGACCGCGCTCGTCCAGGCGGAGGTCGACGGCCAGCGGCTCACCGACGCCGAGCTGAAGATGTTCTTCTTCCTGCTGGTGATCGCCGGCAACGACACCGTGCGCAGCGCGCTGCCCGGCGGCGTGCTCGCCCTCGTGCGCCACCCCGACGCCTACCGGCGGCTGCGCGCCGAACCGGACATCCTGCCCTCGGCGATCGAGGAACTGCTCCGGGTGCACCCGCCGGTGCTCACGTTCCGGCGCACCGCGGCGCGCGATGTCGAGCTGCGCGGCAAGCGCATCGCGCGGGGCGACAAGGTCGTCGTCTACCACGTGTCGGCCAACTACGACGAGCGCCACTTCACCGACCCGTTCCGCCTCGACCTCACCCGCGAACCCGATGACCACGTGTCGTTCGGGCAGGGCCCGCACCTGTGCCTCGGGGCGGCGTTCGCGCGGTTGCAGATGCGCGAGTTCTTCACCGAGTTCCTGCGGTTGCCGCAGGTGGAGCTCGACGGCGAGCCGCGCAGGCTCGTC